The following are from one region of the Cyanobium gracile PCC 6307 genome:
- the dapB gene encoding 4-hydroxy-tetrahydrodipicolinate reductase, translating to MTATSPSPAEPAPIPVVVAGALGRMGAEVIKAVVAAPDCALVGAIDTTPGREGEDVGLALGLGELEVAISADFEGSLCQASQAVRQSGPGGGAVLVDFTHPSVVYEHCRGAFAYGVHPVIGTTGLRPDQLADLAAFAEKASMGGAVVPNFCVGMVLLQQAAAAAARFYDYAELTELHHNRKADAPSGTCLKTAELMEELGKTFNPLQVEEHESLAGCRGGVRESGLRLHSVRLPGLVAHQEVMFGSPGETYTLRHDTIDRGAYMPGVLLTVRKVRRLGGLVYGLERLL from the coding sequence ATGACCGCGACCTCCCCGTCCCCAGCAGAGCCGGCGCCGATCCCGGTGGTGGTGGCCGGGGCCCTGGGCCGCATGGGGGCCGAGGTGATCAAGGCCGTGGTGGCGGCCCCAGACTGCGCCCTGGTGGGGGCGATCGACACCACCCCGGGCCGGGAAGGCGAGGACGTCGGGCTGGCCCTGGGGCTGGGGGAACTGGAGGTGGCGATCAGCGCCGACTTCGAGGGCAGCCTCTGCCAGGCGAGCCAGGCGGTGCGGCAGTCCGGCCCGGGCGGCGGCGCAGTACTGGTGGACTTCACCCACCCCAGCGTGGTCTACGAGCACTGCCGCGGCGCCTTCGCCTACGGCGTCCATCCGGTGATCGGCACCACCGGCCTGCGCCCCGACCAGCTGGCGGATCTGGCCGCGTTCGCCGAGAAGGCCTCGATGGGGGGGGCGGTGGTGCCCAACTTCTGCGTGGGCATGGTGCTGCTGCAGCAGGCGGCGGCGGCGGCGGCCCGCTTCTACGACTACGCCGAGCTCACCGAGCTGCACCACAACCGCAAGGCCGATGCCCCCAGCGGCACCTGCCTCAAGACCGCAGAGCTCATGGAGGAGCTGGGCAAGACCTTCAACCCCCTGCAGGTGGAGGAGCACGAGAGCCTGGCCGGCTGCCGGGGGGGCGTGCGGGAGAGCGGCCTGCGGCTCCACTCGGTGCGGCTGCCCGGGCTGGTGGCCCACCAGGAGGTGATGTTCGGATCCCCAGGCGAGACCTACACCCTGCGCCACGACACGATCGACCGCGGCGCCTACATGCCCGGGGTGCTGCTCACGGTGCGCAAGGTGCGCCGCCTGGGCGGCCTGGTGTACGGCCTCGAGAGGCTGCTGTGA
- a CDS encoding CsbD family protein produces MSNKIDAAAKDAEGKIQSAVGSITGDKGQQIKGEAKQVQADTMKAEAKVKEEAKKAARKVEDAME; encoded by the coding sequence ATGTCCAACAAAATCGACGCCGCAGCCAAAGATGCTGAAGGCAAAATCCAGTCCGCCGTCGGCTCCATCACTGGCGACAAGGGCCAGCAGATCAAAGGAGAAGCCAAGCAAGTCCAGGCCGATACCATGAAGGCGGAGGCCAAAGTGAAAGAGGAAGCCAAGAAGGCTGCCAGGAAGGTTGAAGACGCCATGGAATAG
- a CDS encoding DUF3038 domain-containing protein, with protein MAKDTSEAAIQDRSSRPLPRRGLERLDLMLLCMEALDLNGGEAMVWLSEQLGYAGLFPNRVELWKRRCHNPLRRSCRRGDVPVAETDALIRILCVMADRLYPMLRSLLSSSEPESVAKERWALFQGRLGELIQERMNPRRSGVQKLLDPNDGAAQRLQLVQGLSLCAGQGGFERIKASLMDAVA; from the coding sequence ATGGCCAAGGACACTTCGGAAGCGGCGATCCAGGACCGCTCCTCCCGCCCCCTGCCCCGCAGGGGTCTGGAGCGTCTCGATCTGATGCTGCTCTGCATGGAGGCGCTCGACCTCAACGGCGGCGAGGCGATGGTCTGGCTGAGTGAGCAGCTGGGCTACGCCGGCCTCTTCCCCAACCGGGTGGAGCTGTGGAAGCGGCGTTGCCACAACCCCCTGCGGCGCTCCTGCCGCCGCGGCGACGTGCCTGTCGCCGAGACCGACGCCCTGATCCGCATCCTCTGCGTCATGGCCGATCGCCTCTACCCGATGCTGCGCTCCCTGCTCTCCAGCAGCGAGCCGGAGTCGGTGGCGAAGGAGCGCTGGGCCCTGTTCCAGGGGCGTCTGGGGGAACTGATCCAGGAGCGCATGAACCCACGCCGCAGCGGCGTCCAGAAACTGCTCGATCCCAACGACGGAGCCGCCCAGCGGCTCCAGTTGGTGCAGGGCCTCAGCCTCTGCGCCGGCCAGGGGGGCTTTGAGCGCATCAAGGCGAGCCTGATGGACGCGGTGGCGTGA
- a CDS encoding adenine phosphoribosyltransferase has translation MASSPSSIDLRTWVRDIPDFPKPGILFRDLTPLMRDPEGWGEAIRLLGLLCEQVQPDLIVGIESRGFIVGTALATITGVGFVPVRKPGKLPGAVIGVDYSLEYGTDRLEIHSDALAGGQRVLIVDDLLATGGTAAACSELVQAAGGQLCGFGFLAELAALDGRSRLPQEHPIESLIIYS, from the coding sequence ATGGCCAGCAGCCCTTCCTCGATCGATCTGCGCACCTGGGTCCGGGACATTCCCGACTTTCCAAAGCCGGGCATTCTCTTCCGTGACCTCACGCCCCTGATGCGGGACCCCGAGGGCTGGGGCGAGGCCATCCGCCTGCTGGGACTGCTCTGTGAGCAGGTGCAGCCGGACCTGATCGTGGGCATCGAATCCCGCGGCTTCATCGTCGGTACGGCCCTGGCCACGATCACGGGCGTGGGGTTCGTGCCGGTGCGCAAGCCGGGCAAGCTCCCCGGCGCGGTGATCGGCGTGGACTACAGCCTCGAATACGGCACCGACCGGCTGGAGATCCACAGCGATGCCCTCGCTGGCGGCCAGCGGGTGCTGATCGTCGACGACCTGCTGGCCACCGGCGGCACCGCCGCGGCCTGCAGCGAGCTGGTGCAGGCCGCGGGGGGGCAACTTTGCGGCTTCGGCTTCCTGGCGGAACTGGCGGCCCTCGACGGCCGCAGCCGGCTGCCCCAGGAGCATCCGATCGAGTCCCTGATCATCTACAGCTGA
- a CDS encoding AAA family ATPase: MIAALLDPGAYDHPVERVDCLETHISWVLLTGTIAYKIKKPVNLGFVDFSTPERRRWFCQEELRLNRRLAPDLYLGLSPIHGPPEQASLHGSGPTLELAVRMRQFPQSALLGPVLARQGLTPDQLERLADDLAAFHAVAAVAGPDQAYGAPELVKAPAVANLAALEAGAGAAAPEVAALRQWTEESFEALRPTFALRRSQGRIRECHGDLHLGNLLLEGGQIRVFDCLEFSPDLRWIDVFSDLAFLVMDLEHHDRPDLGAVLLNRWLGRCGDWGGLLTWRWYRVYRSLVRAKVCALRLRQPDLDAGTVQRLQQDLARYLLGARHTTGIPAPALVITHGVSGSGKSHRARQLCRRQGWIQLSSDVERKRLFGAWGQGESPPLQGDPYRSEVSAGIYGQHLPEQANRILTAGYTVVVDATFLGRDQRRRMEDLARRCGVPFLILDCRCTPKQARRRIEERRQRGGDPSDADSAVLELQLRSREPLEAGELPYALEVGAELTAGDLVARVEERLGA; encoded by the coding sequence ATGATCGCCGCCCTGCTCGATCCCGGCGCCTATGACCATCCGGTCGAACGGGTCGACTGCCTGGAGACCCACATCTCCTGGGTCCTGCTGACGGGAACCATCGCCTACAAGATCAAGAAGCCGGTGAACCTGGGCTTCGTCGATTTCTCGACCCCGGAGCGGCGCCGCTGGTTCTGCCAGGAGGAGCTGCGGCTCAACCGCCGACTGGCGCCGGACCTCTACCTCGGCCTCAGCCCGATCCATGGACCGCCGGAGCAGGCCAGCCTGCACGGCAGCGGCCCCACCCTGGAGCTGGCCGTGCGCATGCGCCAGTTCCCCCAGAGCGCGCTGCTGGGCCCCGTTCTGGCGCGCCAGGGCCTCACCCCCGACCAGCTCGAACGGCTGGCGGATGATCTGGCGGCCTTCCATGCCGTTGCCGCGGTGGCCGGCCCGGACCAGGCCTACGGCGCACCGGAGCTGGTGAAGGCGCCGGCGGTGGCCAATCTGGCGGCGCTGGAGGCCGGCGCCGGTGCCGCTGCGCCGGAGGTGGCCGCCCTGCGGCAGTGGACGGAGGAGAGCTTCGAAGCGCTCCGGCCCACCTTCGCCCTGCGCCGCAGCCAGGGGCGTATCCGCGAGTGCCATGGGGATCTCCACCTCGGCAACCTGCTGCTGGAGGGGGGGCAGATCCGGGTCTTCGACTGCCTGGAATTCAGCCCCGACCTGCGCTGGATCGACGTGTTCAGCGACCTGGCCTTCCTGGTGATGGATCTCGAGCACCACGACCGACCCGACCTGGGGGCGGTGCTGCTCAACCGCTGGCTGGGTCGCTGCGGCGACTGGGGCGGCCTGCTTACCTGGCGCTGGTACCGGGTCTACCGCTCCCTGGTGCGGGCCAAGGTCTGCGCCCTGCGCCTACGCCAACCCGACCTCGACGCCGGCACGGTGCAGCGGCTGCAGCAGGACCTGGCGCGCTACCTGCTCGGCGCCCGTCACACCACCGGGATCCCGGCCCCGGCCCTGGTGATCACCCATGGGGTCTCCGGCAGCGGCAAGAGCCACCGGGCCCGCCAGTTGTGCCGGCGCCAGGGATGGATCCAGCTCAGCTCCGACGTGGAGCGCAAGCGCCTGTTCGGCGCCTGGGGCCAGGGGGAGTCGCCCCCCCTGCAGGGGGATCCCTACCGCAGCGAGGTGAGCGCCGGGATCTATGGGCAGCACCTGCCGGAGCAGGCGAACCGCATCCTCACGGCCGGGTACACGGTGGTGGTGGATGCCACCTTCCTGGGCCGTGACCAACGCCGGCGGATGGAGGATCTGGCCCGACGCTGCGGCGTGCCGTTCCTGATCCTGGACTGCCGCTGCACCCCGAAGCAGGCCAGGCGGCGCATCGAGGAGCGCAGGCAGCGGGGGGGTGATCCCTCCGACGCGGACTCAGCCGTGCTGGAACTCCAGCTTCGCAGCCGGGAGCCCCTGGAGGCAGGGGAACTCCCGTACGCCCTGGAGGTTGGGGCGGAGCTGACGGCCGGGGATCTGGTCGCCCGGGTGGAGGAGCGGCTGGGGGCCTAG
- a CDS encoding magnesium chelatase subunit H: MFTQVRSASRRVSPAPTDGANDRVVMKAVYVVLEPQYQNALTTAATGLNDQNGPLAVELSGYLIEELRDPANYADFCADVAAADVFIASLIFIEDLAQKVVDAVAPHRDRLKAVVVFPSMPEVMRLNKLGTFSMAQLGQSKSAIAQFMRKRKEANGAGFQDAMLKLLNTLPTVLKYLPVEKAQDARSFMLSFQYWLGGTPDNLRNFLLMLADRYVFGKAELGRPQLTVADPVVFPDLGIWHPLAPGMFEDLKEYLNWSASRADLSERARRGPVIGLVLQRSHIVTGDEAHYVAVIQELEYRGATVIPVFCGGLDFSRPVSSFFYDPLQPEQPLVDGVVSLTGFALVGGPARQDHPKAIETLKRLNRPYMVALPLVFQTTQEWEESDLGLHPVQVALQIAIPELDGAIEPIVLSGRDDATGKAHTLQDRVDAIAERAIRWASLRIKPRAEKKLAITVFSFPPDKGNVGTAAYLDVFGSIFRVLEEMKAKGYTVDAMPRTPKELMEAVLSDPEALEGAPELAIAHRMSVEEYERLTPYSERLEENWGKPPGNLNSDGTNLLIYGRHFGNVFVGVQPTFGYEGDPMRLLYSRSASPHHGFAAYYTYLEKVWGADAVLHFGTHGSLEFMPGKQMGMSETCYPDSLIGALPNLYYYAANNPSEATIAKRRGYASTISYLTPPAENAGLYKGLKELGELVGSYQQLRESSRGVQIVNAIIETARQCNLDKDVALPEADAAELDRDARDGVVGAVYRQLMEIESRLLPCGLHTIGKPPTAEEATATLVSIAALEREEEGLRSLPGLLAESRGRTIAEVYRGNDEGVLADVELNRVITETCRAAVGAMVKEVTGADGRVTLRRNFGWFFDLLERFGYRLPSPWLSACRQAGFPDVDVTELDRQFAYLRFCLEQICADMEMESLLRALDGEYVLPGPGGDPIRNPGVLPSGKNIHALDPQAIPTRAAIAAAKVVVDRLIERQKAEQGTWPETIACVLWGTDNIKTYGESLAQILWFIGVRPMADSLGRVNKLELISLEELGRPRIDVVVNCSGVFRDLFINQMALIDQGVKMAAEADEPLEMNFVRKHSQEQAAEQGISLREAATRVFSNASGSYSSNVNLAVENSTWEEEGELQEMYLSRKTFAFNADNPGEMNQNREVFESAMKTADVTFQNLDSAEISLTDVSHYFDSDPTKLIAGLRDDGKAPTSYIADTTTANAQVRSLSETIRLDSRTKLLNPKWYEGMLDSGYEGVREVAKRLNFTLGWSATSGAVDNFVYEEANETFINDPEMRKRLMDLNPHSFRRIVGTLLEVNGRGYWETSDENIAQLQEIYQEIEDRIEGVTKES, encoded by the coding sequence ATGTTCACGCAGGTCCGTTCCGCCAGCCGCCGGGTCAGCCCTGCCCCCACCGATGGCGCCAACGACCGGGTGGTGATGAAGGCCGTCTACGTGGTGCTCGAACCCCAGTACCAGAACGCCCTCACCACCGCCGCCACCGGCCTCAACGACCAGAACGGTCCCCTGGCGGTGGAGCTGAGCGGCTACCTGATCGAGGAGCTGCGCGACCCGGCCAACTACGCCGACTTCTGCGCCGACGTGGCGGCGGCCGACGTCTTCATCGCCTCGCTGATCTTCATCGAGGATCTGGCCCAGAAGGTGGTGGACGCCGTGGCCCCCCACCGCGACCGGCTCAAGGCGGTGGTGGTGTTCCCGTCGATGCCGGAGGTGATGCGCCTCAACAAGCTGGGCACCTTCTCGATGGCCCAGCTGGGCCAGAGCAAGAGCGCCATCGCCCAGTTCATGCGCAAGCGCAAGGAAGCCAACGGGGCCGGCTTCCAGGACGCCATGCTCAAGCTGCTGAACACCCTGCCGACGGTGCTCAAGTACCTGCCGGTGGAGAAGGCCCAGGACGCCCGCTCCTTCATGCTCAGCTTCCAGTACTGGCTGGGGGGAACGCCGGACAACCTGCGCAACTTCCTGCTGATGCTGGCCGACCGCTACGTCTTCGGCAAAGCGGAGCTGGGCCGGCCCCAGCTGACGGTCGCCGACCCGGTGGTGTTCCCGGACCTGGGCATCTGGCACCCGCTGGCCCCGGGCATGTTCGAGGACCTCAAGGAATACCTCAACTGGAGCGCCAGCCGCGCCGACCTCAGCGAGCGGGCCCGCCGGGGTCCGGTGATCGGCCTGGTGCTGCAGCGCAGCCACATCGTCACCGGCGATGAGGCCCACTACGTGGCCGTGATCCAGGAACTGGAATATCGCGGTGCCACGGTGATCCCCGTGTTCTGCGGCGGCCTCGACTTCTCCCGGCCCGTCTCCTCCTTCTTCTACGACCCGCTTCAGCCGGAGCAGCCCCTGGTGGATGGGGTCGTGAGCCTCACCGGTTTCGCCCTGGTGGGCGGCCCGGCCCGCCAGGACCATCCCAAGGCGATCGAGACCCTCAAGCGGCTCAACCGGCCCTACATGGTGGCCCTGCCGCTGGTGTTCCAGACCACCCAGGAATGGGAAGAGAGCGACCTGGGCCTGCACCCGGTGCAGGTGGCCCTGCAGATCGCCATCCCCGAGCTGGATGGCGCCATCGAACCGATCGTGCTGTCGGGGCGCGACGACGCCACCGGCAAGGCCCACACCCTGCAGGACCGGGTGGATGCCATCGCCGAGCGGGCCATCCGCTGGGCCTCGCTTCGGATCAAGCCCCGCGCCGAGAAGAAGCTGGCGATCACCGTGTTCAGCTTCCCCCCCGACAAGGGCAACGTGGGCACCGCCGCCTACCTCGATGTGTTCGGCTCGATCTTCCGCGTGCTGGAGGAGATGAAGGCGAAGGGCTACACGGTGGACGCCATGCCCCGCACCCCGAAGGAGCTGATGGAGGCGGTGCTCAGCGATCCGGAGGCCCTCGAAGGAGCACCCGAGCTGGCGATCGCCCACCGCATGAGCGTCGAGGAGTACGAGCGGCTCACCCCCTATTCCGAGCGTCTCGAAGAGAACTGGGGCAAGCCCCCCGGCAACCTCAACTCCGACGGCACTAACCTGCTCATCTATGGCCGTCACTTCGGCAACGTGTTCGTGGGGGTGCAGCCCACCTTCGGCTACGAAGGCGATCCGATGCGCCTGCTCTATTCCCGCAGCGCCAGCCCCCACCACGGCTTCGCCGCCTACTACACCTATCTGGAGAAGGTGTGGGGCGCCGATGCCGTGCTGCACTTCGGCACCCATGGCTCCCTGGAGTTCATGCCGGGCAAGCAGATGGGCATGAGTGAAACCTGCTACCCCGATTCCCTCATCGGCGCCCTGCCCAACCTTTATTACTACGCGGCCAACAACCCGTCGGAGGCCACCATCGCCAAGCGGCGGGGCTACGCCTCCACCATCAGCTACCTCACCCCGCCCGCCGAGAACGCCGGCCTCTACAAGGGGCTCAAGGAGCTGGGCGAGCTGGTGGGCTCCTATCAGCAGTTGCGGGAGAGCTCCCGGGGGGTGCAGATCGTCAACGCGATCATCGAAACGGCCCGCCAGTGCAACCTCGACAAGGACGTGGCCCTGCCCGAGGCCGATGCGGCCGAGCTTGATCGCGATGCCCGTGACGGCGTGGTGGGGGCGGTGTACCGCCAGCTGATGGAGATCGAAAGCCGGCTGTTGCCCTGCGGCCTGCACACCATCGGCAAGCCCCCCACCGCCGAGGAGGCGACCGCCACCCTGGTGAGCATCGCCGCCCTGGAGCGGGAGGAGGAGGGCCTGCGTTCGCTGCCGGGGCTGCTGGCGGAAAGCCGGGGCCGCACCATCGCCGAGGTGTACCGGGGCAACGATGAAGGCGTGCTGGCGGATGTGGAACTCAACCGGGTGATCACCGAAACCTGCCGCGCCGCCGTCGGTGCCATGGTCAAGGAGGTCACCGGCGCCGATGGCCGTGTCACCCTGCGCCGCAATTTCGGCTGGTTCTTCGACCTGCTGGAGCGCTTCGGCTACCGGCTGCCCAGCCCCTGGCTGAGCGCCTGCCGCCAGGCGGGCTTCCCCGACGTGGATGTCACCGAGCTGGATCGCCAGTTCGCCTACCTGCGCTTCTGCCTGGAGCAGATCTGCGCCGACATGGAGATGGAGAGCCTGCTGCGGGCCCTCGATGGCGAGTACGTGCTGCCCGGACCCGGCGGTGATCCGATCCGCAACCCCGGCGTGCTGCCCAGCGGCAAGAACATCCACGCCCTCGATCCCCAGGCCATCCCCACCCGGGCGGCCATCGCCGCCGCCAAGGTGGTGGTCGACCGGCTGATCGAGCGCCAGAAGGCCGAGCAGGGCACCTGGCCGGAAACGATCGCCTGCGTTCTCTGGGGCACCGACAACATCAAGACCTACGGCGAATCCCTGGCCCAGATCCTCTGGTTCATCGGCGTGCGTCCCATGGCCGACTCCCTCGGCCGGGTGAACAAGCTGGAGCTCATCTCCCTCGAGGAGCTGGGCCGGCCCCGCATCGATGTGGTGGTGAACTGCTCGGGCGTGTTCCGTGACCTGTTCATTAACCAGATGGCCCTCATCGACCAGGGCGTCAAGATGGCGGCCGAGGCCGACGAGCCCCTGGAGATGAACTTCGTGCGCAAGCACAGCCAGGAGCAGGCGGCTGAGCAGGGCATCTCCCTGCGGGAGGCGGCCACCCGGGTGTTCTCCAATGCCAGCGGCAGCTATTCATCAAATGTGAACCTGGCGGTGGAGAACAGCACCTGGGAGGAGGAAGGCGAACTGCAGGAGATGTACCTCTCCCGCAAGACCTTCGCCTTCAACGCCGACAACCCCGGCGAAATGAACCAGAACCGGGAGGTGTTCGAATCGGCGATGAAGACCGCCGATGTGACCTTCCAGAACCTGGATTCGGCCGAGATCTCGCTCACCGACGTGAGCCACTACTTCGACTCGGACCCCACCAAGCTGATCGCCGGCCTGCGCGACGACGGCAAGGCCCCCACCAGCTACATCGCCGACACCACCACGGCCAACGCCCAGGTGCGCTCCCTGAGCGAAACCATCCGCCTCGATTCGCGCACCAAGCTGCTCAACCCCAAGTGGTACGAGGGCATGCTCGATTCCGGCTACGAAGGGGTGCGGGAGGTGGCCAAGCGGCTCAACTTCACCCTCGGCTGGAGCGCCACCAGCGGCGCGGTCGACAACTTCGTCTACGAGGAGGCCAACGAGACCTTCATCAACGATCCGGAGATGCGCAAGCGGCTGATGGACCTCAACCCCCACAGCTTCCGCCGCATCGTCGGCACCCTGCTGGAGGTGAACGGCCGCGGCTACTGGGAAACCTCTGACGAGAACATCGCCCAGCTGCAGGAGATCTACCAGGAGATTGAGGACCGGATCGAGGGGGTGACCAAGGAGTCCTGA
- a CDS encoding FAD-dependent monooxygenase — MPASLHARIRGAGPTGALAALALAQAGWRVSLHDPLAPEALQARERAYAFTHSSRELLQRLGLWGDLRPTLVPFRRLHLRDVAAGRDVRFEPTDLGQADAVGWIGSHRPLMALLLRRLGQHPTVRLDLGGATPSAAANDPDDADLLVAADGPDSPTRQALGIGQWSHPYRQACLTVQVEMRGCADDEAWELLRPEGPFAVLPLGGRRFQLVWSAPAARCRQLEGLEPPAFLDRLAGALPDRLQPDALLTPARAFPVALQLARRLHRGRTVLVGESAHRCHPVGGQGLNLCWRDVAVLQRLAERAARGTLSPRRIGAAYGRRRWPDLLLTLLATDLLVRIFSNRHRWLLPLRQLALACLARIDLSRALALRAMTQGPCRLRRPLAAWGDGDQQLSPAPAFSGNGALPAPSARPE, encoded by the coding sequence ATGCCCGCTTCGCTCCACGCCCGGATCCGGGGCGCCGGCCCCACCGGCGCCCTGGCGGCCCTGGCCCTGGCCCAGGCCGGCTGGCGGGTGAGCCTGCACGATCCCCTGGCCCCCGAGGCGCTGCAGGCCCGGGAGCGGGCCTACGCCTTCACCCACTCCAGCCGGGAGCTGCTGCAGCGCCTGGGGCTCTGGGGTGACCTACGGCCCACCCTGGTGCCCTTCCGCCGGCTGCACCTGCGCGATGTGGCGGCGGGGCGTGATGTGCGCTTCGAGCCCACCGACCTGGGCCAGGCGGACGCGGTGGGCTGGATCGGATCCCACCGGCCCCTGATGGCGCTGCTGCTGCGACGCCTCGGCCAGCATCCCACCGTCCGCCTGGATCTCGGCGGCGCGACGCCATCCGCCGCCGCGAACGACCCGGACGATGCCGATCTGCTGGTGGCCGCCGACGGCCCCGACTCGCCCACCCGCCAGGCCCTGGGCATCGGCCAGTGGAGCCATCCGTACCGCCAGGCCTGCCTGACAGTGCAGGTGGAAATGCGGGGCTGCGCCGACGATGAGGCCTGGGAGCTGCTGCGCCCGGAAGGCCCCTTCGCTGTGCTCCCCCTCGGCGGGCGCCGTTTCCAGCTGGTCTGGAGCGCGCCGGCGGCCCGCTGCCGCCAGCTGGAGGGTCTGGAGCCCCCGGCCTTCCTCGACCGGCTGGCGGGCGCCCTGCCGGACCGGCTCCAGCCCGATGCCCTGCTGACGCCTGCCCGCGCCTTTCCGGTGGCCCTGCAGCTGGCCCGGCGCCTGCATCGGGGCCGCACGGTGCTGGTGGGGGAGAGCGCCCACCGCTGCCATCCGGTGGGCGGCCAGGGGTTGAATCTCTGCTGGCGGGATGTGGCGGTGCTGCAGCGGCTGGCCGAACGGGCGGCCCGGGGCACGCTGTCGCCGCGCCGCATCGGAGCGGCCTACGGGCGCCGCCGCTGGCCCGATCTGCTGCTCACCCTGCTGGCCACCGACCTGCTGGTGCGGATCTTCTCCAACCGCCACCGGTGGCTGCTGCCCCTCCGCCAGCTCGCCCTGGCCTGCCTGGCCCGCATCGACCTGAGCCGGGCCCTGGCCCTGCGGGCCATGACCCAGGGACCTTGTCGGCTGCGCCGGCCGCTTGCAGCATGGGGGGATGGTGATCAGCAGCTCTCCCCAGCCCCTGCCTTCTCCGGCAATGGTGCGCTTCCTGCGCCATCAGCTCGGCCTGAGTGA
- a CDS encoding DUF4335 domain-containing protein: MVQSSVMKQSLVFDQLSCRLQVEGLPDVSIGQSGAALGIITGWSLQWLGRPLLEGRREHLQALMQVVLPYARHLISGVHRDFSVAGEPVDIGPHSEGGHRLLLRSSQPDTPPLEMHLDDAELADLVRVLDLLRLDPRVQLPLAIPEPEPLGPRELMERIPLHRRLSAPVGGAAALAVSAALVLLLPPPAVPPAPTPAPPAAQQAPATPRP, from the coding sequence ATGGTTCAGAGTTCCGTGATGAAGCAGAGCCTCGTCTTCGATCAGCTCAGCTGCCGGCTTCAGGTGGAAGGTCTCCCCGACGTCTCCATCGGCCAGAGCGGCGCGGCCCTGGGCATCATCACCGGCTGGAGCCTGCAGTGGCTGGGCCGGCCCCTGCTGGAGGGGCGCCGGGAGCACCTCCAGGCCCTGATGCAGGTGGTGTTGCCCTACGCCCGCCACCTGATCAGCGGCGTGCACCGCGACTTCAGTGTGGCCGGGGAACCGGTCGACATCGGCCCCCACTCCGAGGGCGGCCACAGGCTCCTGCTGCGCAGCAGCCAGCCCGACACCCCTCCCCTGGAGATGCACCTCGACGATGCGGAACTGGCGGATCTGGTGCGGGTGCTGGATCTGCTGCGGCTCGATCCCCGGGTGCAGCTGCCCCTGGCGATTCCCGAACCGGAGCCCCTCGGGCCCAGGGAACTGATGGAGCGGATTCCCCTGCACCGTCGCCTGTCGGCGCCCGTGGGCGGCGCGGCGGCCCTGGCGGTCTCGGCGGCCCTGGTGCTGCTCCTGCCTCCGCCCGCCGTACCTCCCGCGCCGACACCGGCACCGCCGGCGGCCCAGCAGGCCCCGGCCACCCCGCGGCCCTGA
- a CDS encoding TspO/MBR family protein, with protein sequence MPPWLLILITVLVITLVVNPTERDFVWFRSLRRPEWISRQPWVALVWPLITVCFYGSAVAFWLTAGSWGWMGAYAVLLVLLRSPHWLICRLHQLTAGLPFWLLSWTLTLVLALIVGPASPLASGLLLPVLLWTPVEASIALRMVGLNRKEHRSGRGPDDRRPARSRRL encoded by the coding sequence GTGCCACCCTGGCTGCTGATCCTGATCACCGTTCTGGTGATCACCCTGGTCGTCAATCCCACGGAGCGGGATTTCGTCTGGTTTCGCAGCCTCCGGCGACCGGAGTGGATCAGCCGGCAGCCATGGGTCGCCCTCGTCTGGCCGCTGATCACGGTCTGCTTTTACGGCTCGGCGGTCGCCTTCTGGCTGACGGCCGGCTCCTGGGGCTGGATGGGGGCCTACGCGGTCCTGCTGGTGCTGCTGCGAAGCCCCCACTGGCTGATCTGCCGCCTGCACCAGCTGACCGCCGGCCTTCCCTTCTGGCTGCTGAGCTGGACGCTGACGCTGGTGCTGGCCCTGATCGTGGGGCCCGCCTCGCCCCTGGCTTCGGGGTTGCTTCTGCCCGTCCTGCTGTGGACACCGGTGGAGGCCTCCATCGCCCTGCGGATGGTTGGATTGAACCGCAAGGAGCACCGGAGCGGCCGTGGACCCGATGATCGCCGCCCTGCTCGATCCCGGCGCCTATGA
- a CDS encoding DUF2949 domain-containing protein has translation MVISSSPQPLPSPAMVRFLRHQLGLSENALQLGIRQSQLEQAPLPAVLWRFGLISLEQFDSVLAWQDQQT, from the coding sequence ATGGTGATCAGCAGCTCTCCCCAGCCCCTGCCTTCTCCGGCAATGGTGCGCTTCCTGCGCCATCAGCTCGGCCTGAGTGAGAACGCCCTCCAGCTGGGCATCCGCCAGTCCCAGCTGGAGCAGGCGCCCCTGCCGGCCGTCCTCTGGCGGTTCGGCCTGATCAGCCTCGAGCAGTTCGACAGCGTCCTGGCCTGGCAGGACCAGCAGACCTGA